From the Pseudomonas putida genome, one window contains:
- the ftsH gene encoding ATP-dependent zinc metalloprotease FtsH: protein MAKNLILWLIIAAVLVTVMNNFSSPNEPQTLNYSDFIQQVKDGKVERVTVDGYIITGKRADGDNFKTVRPAITDNGLIGDLVDNHVVVEGKQPEQQSIWTQLLVASFPILVIIAVFMFFMRQMQGGAGGKGGPMSFGKSKARLLSEDQVKTTLADVAGCDEAKEEVGELVEFLRDPGKFQRLGGRIPRGVLMVGPPGTGKTLLAKAIAGEAKVPFFTISGSDFVEMFVGVGASRVRDMFEQAKKHAPCIIFIDEIDAVGRHRGAGMGGGHDEREQTLNQLLVEMDGFEMNDGIIVIAATNRPDVLDPALLRPGRFDRQVVVGLPDIRGREQILKVHMRKVPVGENVNPAVIARGTPGFSGADLANLVNEASLFAARSNKRLVEMKEFELAKDKIMMGAERKTMVMSEKEKKNTAYHEAGHAIVGRLVPEHDPVYKVSIIPRGRALGVTMFLPEEDRYSLSKRALISQICSLYGGRIAEEMTLGFDGVTTGASNDIMRASQIARNMVTKWGLSEKLGPLMYAEEEGEVFLGRSAGSQHASVSGETAKLIDSEVRSIIDQCYATAKQLLIDNRDKLEAMTEALMKYETIDADQIDDIMAGRTPREPRDWDDDKDSGTPAAQNDRPESPIGGPAAQH, encoded by the coding sequence ATGGCAAAGAATCTGATCCTGTGGTTGATCATCGCAGCTGTCCTGGTGACAGTGATGAACAACTTCTCCAGCCCTAACGAGCCGCAGACCCTCAACTATTCCGACTTCATCCAGCAGGTCAAGGATGGCAAGGTCGAGCGTGTGACTGTCGACGGCTACATCATTACCGGCAAGCGCGCCGACGGTGACAACTTCAAGACCGTGCGCCCGGCCATCACCGACAATGGCCTGATCGGCGACCTGGTCGACAACCACGTGGTCGTCGAAGGCAAGCAGCCTGAGCAGCAGAGCATCTGGACTCAGCTGCTGGTGGCGAGCTTCCCGATCCTGGTGATCATCGCCGTGTTCATGTTCTTCATGCGCCAGATGCAAGGTGGCGCGGGTGGCAAGGGCGGGCCGATGAGCTTCGGCAAGAGCAAGGCGCGCCTGCTGTCCGAAGACCAGGTCAAGACCACCCTGGCTGACGTCGCCGGTTGCGACGAGGCCAAGGAAGAGGTTGGCGAGCTGGTCGAGTTCCTGCGCGATCCGGGCAAGTTCCAACGCCTGGGCGGCCGCATCCCGCGCGGTGTGCTGATGGTCGGCCCACCCGGTACCGGTAAGACCTTGCTGGCCAAGGCCATTGCCGGTGAAGCCAAAGTGCCGTTCTTCACCATTTCCGGTTCCGACTTTGTCGAGATGTTTGTCGGTGTTGGCGCCAGCCGTGTTCGTGACATGTTCGAACAGGCCAAAAAACACGCACCGTGCATCATCTTCATCGACGAGATCGACGCCGTTGGTCGCCACCGTGGCGCCGGCATGGGCGGTGGTCACGACGAGCGCGAGCAGACTCTCAACCAGTTGCTGGTGGAAATGGACGGCTTCGAAATGAACGATGGCATCATCGTCATTGCCGCCACCAACCGTCCGGACGTGCTCGACCCTGCGCTGTTGCGCCCAGGTCGTTTCGACCGTCAGGTCGTGGTCGGCCTGCCGGATATCCGTGGCCGTGAGCAGATCCTCAAGGTGCACATGCGCAAGGTGCCGGTCGGCGAAAACGTCAACCCGGCGGTCATTGCCCGTGGTACCCCAGGCTTCTCCGGTGCCGACCTGGCCAACCTGGTCAACGAGGCTTCGCTGTTCGCCGCCCGCTCCAACAAGCGCCTGGTCGAAATGAAAGAGTTCGAACTGGCCAAGGACAAGATCATGATGGGCGCCGAGCGCAAGACCATGGTCATGTCCGAGAAGGAAAAGAAGAACACCGCCTATCACGAGGCTGGTCACGCTATTGTCGGTCGTCTGGTGCCAGAGCACGATCCGGTCTACAAGGTTTCGATCATTCCGCGTGGTCGCGCCTTGGGTGTCACCATGTTCCTGCCGGAAGAAGACCGCTACAGCCTGTCCAAGCGTGCGCTGATCAGCCAGATCTGTTCGCTCTATGGCGGCCGTATCGCCGAGGAAATGACCTTGGGTTTCGATGGCGTCACCACCGGTGCTTCCAACGACATCATGCGTGCCAGCCAGATCGCTCGCAACATGGTGACCAAGTGGGGCCTGTCGGAGAAGCTCGGTCCACTGATGTATGCCGAAGAGGAGGGCGAGGTGTTCCTCGGCCGTAGCGCTGGCAGCCAGCACGCCAGTGTTTCCGGCGAGACAGCCAAGCTGATCGACTCGGAAGTGCGCAGCATCATCGACCAGTGCTATGCCACTGCCAAGCAGCTGCTGATCGACAACCGCGACAAGCTCGAGGCAATGACCGAAGCCCTGATGAAGTACGAGACCATCGATGCCGATCAGATTGACGACATCATGGCTGGCCGTACTCCGCGTGAGCCCCGTGATTGGGATGACGACAAGGATTCGGGCACTCCGGCTGCCCAGAATGATCGCCCGGAATCGCCGATTGGCGGCCCGGCAGCTCAACACTAA
- the glmM gene encoding phosphoglucosamine mutase, producing the protein MSRKYFGTDGIRGRVGEYPITPDFMLKLGWAAGMAFRKQGNCRVLVGKDTRISGYMFESALEAGLSAAGADVMLLGPMPTPAIAYLTRTFHAEAGIVISASHNPHDDNGIKFFSGQGTKLPDEVELMIEELLDQPMTVVESSKLGKVSRINDAAGRYIEFCKSSVPTSTSFEGLKLVIDCAHGATYKVAPSVFRELGADVTVLHAQPDGLNINEGCGSTHIESLQAAVLVGHADLGIAFDGDGDRVLMVDHTGAIVDGDELLFIIARDLQERGKLQGGVVGTLMSNLGLELALKELDIPFVRAKVGDRYVMAELLERDWLLGGENSGHVVCCNHTTTGDAIIAALQVLMALKRRDETLAHARQALRKCPQVLINVRFGASKVDPLEHPAVKEASAKATEAMAGRGRVLLRKSGTEPLVRVMVEGDDENQVRGHAEALAKLVAEVCA; encoded by the coding sequence ATGAGCAGAAAATACTTTGGTACCGACGGCATCCGTGGCCGCGTCGGCGAATACCCGATCACGCCGGACTTCATGCTGAAGCTGGGCTGGGCTGCAGGCATGGCCTTCCGCAAGCAAGGCAATTGCCGTGTGCTGGTAGGCAAGGACACGCGTATTTCCGGTTACATGTTCGAGTCCGCGCTCGAAGCCGGTTTGTCTGCAGCGGGTGCTGACGTGATGCTGCTCGGGCCGATGCCGACACCGGCCATCGCCTACCTGACCCGGACATTCCATGCTGAAGCGGGCATCGTCATCAGTGCCTCGCACAACCCGCATGACGACAACGGCATCAAGTTCTTCTCCGGCCAGGGCACCAAGCTGCCTGATGAAGTCGAGCTGATGATCGAAGAGTTGCTCGATCAGCCGATGACCGTGGTCGAGTCGAGCAAGCTGGGCAAGGTTTCCCGGATCAACGACGCAGCCGGCCGCTATATCGAGTTCTGCAAGAGTAGCGTGCCGACCAGTACCAGCTTCGAAGGCCTCAAGCTGGTGATCGATTGCGCCCACGGTGCCACCTACAAGGTCGCCCCGAGCGTGTTCCGTGAGCTGGGTGCCGATGTCACCGTGCTGCATGCACAGCCTGATGGCCTGAACATCAACGAAGGGTGCGGCTCCACTCACATCGAGTCGCTGCAGGCCGCTGTACTGGTGGGGCATGCCGACCTGGGCATCGCCTTCGACGGTGATGGTGACCGGGTATTGATGGTCGACCACACCGGGGCAATCGTCGATGGCGATGAGCTGCTGTTCATCATCGCGCGCGACCTTCAGGAGCGTGGCAAGCTGCAAGGTGGCGTGGTCGGCACGCTGATGAGCAACCTGGGTCTGGAGCTTGCACTCAAGGAGCTGGATATTCCGTTCGTGCGGGCCAAGGTCGGCGATCGCTACGTGATGGCGGAACTGCTTGAGCGCGATTGGCTGCTCGGGGGCGAGAATTCCGGGCACGTGGTGTGCTGTAACCACACAACTACCGGTGATGCGATCATCGCTGCCCTGCAGGTGCTGATGGCGCTCAAGCGCCGTGACGAAACCCTGGCGCATGCGCGTCAGGCCCTGCGCAAATGCCCGCAGGTCCTGATCAACGTGCGTTTTGGTGCGAGCAAGGTCGATCCGCTGGAACATCCTGCCGTCAAGGAAGCCAGTGCCAAGGCCACCGAGGCCATGGCCGGGCGTGGGCGTGTGCTGCTGCGCAAGTCTGGAACCGAGCCTTTGGTGCGGGTGATGGTCGAAGGCGACGACGAAAACCAGGTGCGTGGCCATGCCGAAGCCCTGGCCAAGCTGGTCGCAGAAGTTTGTGCCTGA
- the tpiA gene encoding triose-phosphate isomerase, translated as MRRPMVAGNWKMHGTRASVAELILGLGNMPVPNGVEVAVFPPVLFINQVVDGLQGKGITVGAQNSAVKPDQGALTGEVAPSQLVEAGCKLVLIGHSERRQIIGESEEVLKEKFAAAQLSGLMPVLCVGETLEEREAGKTLEVVGGQLSSIIDAFGVKAFANAVIAYEPVWAIGTGLTASPQQAQDVHAAIRAQLAAEDAEVAANVQLLYGGSVKAANAAELFGMPDIDGGLIGGASLNADEFGAICRAAGN; from the coding sequence ATGCGTCGCCCTATGGTAGCTGGTAACTGGAAGATGCACGGTACCCGCGCCAGCGTCGCTGAGCTGATCCTGGGCCTGGGCAATATGCCGGTGCCAAATGGTGTTGAAGTCGCGGTGTTCCCGCCGGTGCTGTTCATCAATCAAGTGGTTGATGGGCTGCAGGGCAAGGGAATCACTGTCGGAGCACAGAATTCTGCGGTAAAGCCCGATCAGGGCGCGCTGACCGGTGAAGTTGCACCGAGTCAGTTGGTTGAAGCAGGTTGCAAGTTGGTCTTGATTGGCCACTCCGAGCGTCGCCAGATTATCGGCGAAAGTGAAGAAGTGCTGAAAGAGAAGTTTGCAGCCGCTCAACTTAGTGGTTTAATGCCGGTGCTCTGCGTAGGGGAAACTCTTGAAGAGCGTGAGGCAGGCAAGACCCTTGAAGTTGTCGGGGGTCAACTAAGCAGTATCATCGACGCGTTCGGTGTTAAGGCTTTCGCCAATGCAGTAATCGCCTATGAGCCGGTTTGGGCCATTGGCACAGGTTTGACGGCTTCGCCTCAGCAAGCTCAGGATGTGCATGCAGCCATCCGTGCCCAGTTGGCGGCCGAAGACGCCGAAGTTGCCGCAAACGTGCAGCTTCTCTACGGCGGCAGCGTGAAGGCGGCCAATGCGGCCGAACTGTTCGGCATGCCGGATATCGATGGGGGGCTCATTGGTGGAGCGTCCCTGAACGCAGACGAATTCGGTGCAATTTGTCGCGCCGCAGGAAACTGA
- the secG gene encoding preprotein translocase subunit SecG: MLETVIVVFHLLAALSLVVLVLLQQGKGAEAGASFGAGASNTVFGSQGSATFLSKLTAILAATFFLTALGLGYFAKQQAHQLSQAGLPDPAVLEVKEPQKPAVNDDVPVLQEQKSDTAPKGDVPPPAEEQK; the protein is encoded by the coding sequence ATGCTGGAAACAGTTATCGTTGTTTTTCATCTGTTGGCAGCGCTGTCGCTTGTAGTGCTGGTTCTGTTGCAACAGGGTAAAGGTGCGGAAGCAGGTGCATCTTTCGGCGCAGGTGCCTCAAACACTGTGTTCGGAAGCCAAGGTTCTGCTACCTTCCTGAGTAAATTGACTGCTATACTCGCTGCCACTTTCTTTTTGACAGCACTTGGGTTAGGATACTTCGCGAAGCAACAAGCTCACCAGCTTAGCCAAGCAGGTCTTCCAGATCCAGCGGTGCTAGAAGTGAAAGAGCCGCAGAAACCGGCAGTTAATGATGATGTACCGGTGCTCCAGGAGCAGAAGAGCGACACCGCCCCTAAAGGTGATGTTCCTCCTCCAGCTGAAGAGCAGAAGTAA
- the folP gene encoding dihydropteroate synthase, with protein MSSVQYPTRLPCGSRVLDLSRTHVMGILNITPDSFSDGGRFSQRDEALRHAEAMIAAGATLIDIGGESTRPGARAVPVTEEIERVAPMVEAINSRFDVVISVDTSTPAVIRESARLGAGLINDVRALERDGAVDAAADTGLPVCLMHMRGEPENMQDDPHYEDVTADVTRYLEKRMAACAAAGIPAERIILDPGFGFAKTLAHNLSLFKHMEALYRLGRPLLVGVSRKSMIGLTLDRPVGERLYGSLALAALAMTKGASILRVHDVAETVDVVRMIAAVQSAE; from the coding sequence ATGAGCTCAGTGCAGTACCCGACCCGGTTGCCTTGCGGCAGCCGGGTTCTTGATCTTTCCCGTACCCATGTCATGGGTATTCTCAATATCACTCCCGACTCCTTCTCCGATGGTGGGCGCTTCAGTCAGCGCGACGAGGCGCTGCGCCATGCTGAGGCAATGATCGCGGCAGGCGCCACGCTGATTGACATCGGTGGCGAGTCGACCCGCCCCGGCGCGCGTGCGGTTCCGGTCACCGAAGAGATCGAGCGCGTGGCGCCGATGGTCGAGGCCATCAACAGTCGCTTCGACGTGGTCATTTCGGTCGATACCTCAACGCCTGCGGTCATTCGCGAGTCGGCCCGGCTGGGCGCCGGCCTGATCAACGACGTGCGTGCCCTGGAGCGCGATGGCGCAGTGGATGCGGCGGCGGACACCGGCTTGCCGGTCTGCCTGATGCATATGCGCGGCGAGCCCGAGAACATGCAGGACGATCCGCATTACGAAGATGTGACCGCTGACGTAACGCGCTATCTTGAAAAGCGGATGGCCGCCTGCGCAGCGGCAGGCATCCCCGCCGAACGAATCATTCTTGATCCGGGCTTCGGCTTCGCCAAGACACTGGCGCACAACCTCAGCCTGTTCAAGCATATGGAAGCGCTCTATCGCCTTGGGCGCCCGCTGCTGGTGGGCGTTTCGCGCAAGAGCATGATCGGCCTGACGCTGGATCGGCCGGTCGGTGAGCGACTGTACGGCAGCCTCGCGCTGGCGGCTCTGGCCATGACCAAAGGGGCCAGCATCCTGCGCGTCCATGATGTGGCCGAGACGGTCGATGTGGTGCGCATGATTGCCGCGGTGCAGAGCGCCGAATAA